GCAGCGGCGACGTAAGCTCCTCTAGCAGCAGCGTTCCTGGCTCCTCCAGCAGTTCTACCGAAGGCTCCAGCTCCAGTAGCGAGGCAGGTTCCTCTAGCTCCAGCAGCGGCGACGTAAGCTCCTCTAGCAGCAGCGTTCCTGGCTCCTCCAGCAGTTCCACCGAAGGCTCCAGCTCTAGTAGTGAGGCAGGTTCCTCCAGCTCCAGTAACGAAGAAAAACCCACCACTGTACAGCAGTTACAGCCAGAGTTTGGTATGAAGCTTGAGGTTAATGGACTCCGCGTTGGTATATCCAGCACGCAGAACGGAATTGTCTCGATATATGATCTCTTGGGTCATGTAGTCGCAAGGCTATATGTTACAGCAAATACAGAAACTTACTATGTAATGCCATATCCAGGAAAGTATATCATCAAGCAGAACGGTGTAATACGTTCGTTTAATGTTAGGTAGCGGCACTTCCATTTCGCTGTAAAAAATAAAAGCCCGAACATGAAATGTGTTTCGGGCTTTTTTAATGTAGAGTTTTACAGATTTATGTAATGACTTTTGATTAAATAAAATCTTCCACCTTCACCGGTTCTTCATTCAAAAGGGCCTCGGTCAAGGTGCTGCCCTTGTAGGTCAGTTTCAGGCTGAAGAAGGGCTCGCCCCGTTCCAACAGGGCCAAAAAGATCAGGTCGCCGTCCCAGTGGGGGAGTTTCGCAACGTCTGCCTTCGGAACCCATTCCAAGTTGCCTTCGTCACACTCCTTGATTTCGCCGGTCCATTGGGTTGCTGTAAACAGGTGCATAAACTCGGTCTGGTCCATGCCGTCGCTAATGAAGGTTACGATGCCGCGGTACCTGGGCTTAATCAAGGTTAGTCCGGTCTCTTCCATCGCTTCGCGCTTGATGCAATCCTCGGGGGATTCCCACTCCTCGAACTTTCCGCCGATGCCAATCCACTTGTCCTTGTTGATGTCATTCTTTTTCTTGACACGGTGGAGTAGCAGATACTTGTCATCTTGCTCGATGTAGCAGAGGGTGGTGTTTAGCATAATTATGAATTATGAGTTATGAATTACGAGAGTTTGTCGTTTTCGTTGCGGAGGCCGTCAAGGCTTTCTGTGATAGAATTCAGCACCAATTCTTGCTTGCCTTCCATGGCTTCAAAACGTTTACGCAGCCAGTTGATGAGGGCGTAGGCGATAGGTGTTGCGCAGATGGCTTCAATAGCAAGCTTGCCCGGGAACTGCACCACGATCATGCTGATTAGGTCGTTGGTGGGCACCGTGCCAGCAAAGGCGATCAGCACAAAGATGCTGGTGTCTACGATGTAGCCGAAAAGGGAACTGCCGATGGTTCGCACCCAAAGAAGCCTGCGTCCGGTCTTCTCGCGAATCTTCACCATGGTCCAGGCGTTGGTCAATTCCCCAAGCAAAAACGCAATGAGGGAAGCCACGGTGATTCTCGGTACGAAACTGAAAATGGTGGAGTAGGCGCTGGCCGTTTCTTCCGTAAAGTCGGGGTAGGGGAGTGTGGTACCGATGAAGGTGAATACCGCCATGAACACCTGGCAGAAGAAGGTGAGCCAGATAACCTTGCGAGCTGTCTTGAATCCCCAGATTTCTGTGAGAACGTCCCCAAGCATATAGGCCAGGGGGAAGGTGATGGTTCCGGCATCGAAAATGGTAATGCCGCAGACCGACAGCAGTTTCACTGCCATCACGTTTGATGTC
This sequence is a window from Fibrobacter sp.. Protein-coding genes within it:
- a CDS encoding 8-oxo-dGTP diphosphatase, with amino-acid sequence MLNTTLCYIEQDDKYLLLHRVKKKNDINKDKWIGIGGKFEEWESPEDCIKREAMEETGLTLIKPRYRGIVTFISDGMDQTEFMHLFTATQWTGEIKECDEGNLEWVPKADVAKLPHWDGDLIFLALLERGEPFFSLKLTYKGSTLTEALLNEEPVKVEDFI
- a CDS encoding queuosine precursor transporter codes for the protein MKQVSENLDKTVPNNVSDFDIGAKKDPFSPLVVIAGLMVACYLTSNVMAVKLLSVCGITIFDAGTITFPLAYMLGDVLTEIWGFKTARKVIWLTFFCQVFMAVFTFIGTTLPYPDFTEETASAYSTIFSFVPRITVASLIAFLLGELTNAWTMVKIREKTGRRLLWVRTIGSSLFGYIVDTSIFVLIAFAGTVPTNDLISMIVVQFPGKLAIEAICATPIAYALINWLRKRFEAMEGKQELVLNSITESLDGLRNENDKLS